Proteins encoded within one genomic window of Guyparkeria hydrothermalis:
- the uvrA gene encoding excinuclease ABC subunit UvrA: protein MADPFIRIRGARTHNLKNIDVDLPREKLIVFTGLSGSGKSSLAFDTIFAEGQRRYVESLSAYARQFLSMMDKPDVDTIEGLSPAISIEQKTTSHNPRSTVGTVTEIYDYLRLLYARAGIPRCPEHDIDLTAQTVSQMVDHVMDLPEGSKWLLLAPVIENRKGEHHKLFQEWQAQGFLRVRINGEVYEIDEVPNLDPKTKNTIEVVVDRFKVRDDLQLRLAESFETALRLADGQAMVVSMDSDEEHVFSSRHACPKCGYSLGELEPRLFSFNNPVGACPSCDGLGVKQFFDPQKVIINPELSLAAGAVRGWDRRNAYYHALLSSLASHYDFDLETPWEELPEDLREIILRGSGKEKIAFTYIGPRGRAKERTHPWEGVLPNMERRYRETESQAVREELARYISESDCPSCHGTRLNRAARHVFIDGYNLPTVTRWSIGHSAGFFDELELEGARGEIATPIVREIRSRLKFLNDVGLNYLSLDRSAETLSGGEAQRIRLASQIGSGLVGVSYILDEPSIGLHQRDNDRLLGTLTHLRNLGNTVIVVEHDEDAIRAADFVLDIGPGAGAHGGQVVAQGTPKQIEANKDSLTGQYLSGKREITVPERNRADAEQMLTLEGATGHNLQGDPLHIPLGLFTCVTGVSGSGKSTLINDTLFKICAHQLNRASATASPYKNIHGIEQLDKVIDIDQSPIGRTPRSNPATYTGLFTTIRELFAGTQEARSRGYTPGRFSFNVKGGRCEACQGDGVIKVEMHFLPDVYVPCDVCGGARYNRETLDIRYKGKTITDVLEMTIEEAAEFFEAVPSLYRKLTTLMDVGLGYVKLGQNATTLSGGEAQRVKLSRELAKRDTGHTLYILDEPTTGLHFEDVAQLLKVLYRLRDHGNTVIVIEHNLDVIKTADWIVDLGPEGGSGGGQIIASGTPEQVAEVKGSHTGHYLKRMLAPAKA, encoded by the coding sequence ATGGCCGATCCGTTCATCCGCATTCGCGGCGCACGCACGCACAATCTCAAGAACATCGATGTCGACCTGCCACGCGAGAAGCTGATCGTCTTCACCGGCCTGTCCGGCTCGGGCAAGTCGTCGCTCGCCTTCGACACGATTTTCGCCGAGGGCCAGCGACGCTACGTCGAGTCGCTGTCGGCCTACGCGCGCCAGTTCCTGTCGATGATGGACAAGCCGGACGTCGACACCATCGAGGGGCTGTCGCCGGCGATCTCGATCGAGCAGAAGACCACCTCGCACAACCCGCGCTCGACGGTGGGCACGGTCACCGAGATATACGACTACCTGCGCCTGCTGTACGCCCGCGCCGGCATCCCGCGCTGCCCGGAGCACGACATCGACCTGACCGCGCAGACGGTCTCGCAGATGGTCGACCACGTGATGGACCTGCCCGAGGGCTCGAAGTGGCTGCTGCTCGCGCCGGTGATCGAGAACCGCAAGGGCGAGCACCACAAGCTGTTCCAGGAATGGCAGGCGCAGGGTTTCCTGCGGGTGCGCATCAACGGCGAGGTCTACGAGATCGACGAGGTCCCGAACCTCGATCCCAAGACCAAGAACACCATCGAGGTCGTGGTCGACCGCTTCAAGGTGCGCGACGACCTGCAACTGCGACTGGCGGAATCGTTCGAGACCGCGCTGCGGCTGGCCGACGGCCAGGCGATGGTGGTGTCGATGGATTCCGACGAGGAGCATGTCTTCTCCTCGCGCCACGCCTGCCCCAAGTGCGGCTACTCGCTGGGCGAGCTCGAGCCGCGGCTGTTCTCCTTCAACAATCCGGTCGGCGCCTGCCCGAGCTGCGACGGCCTGGGCGTGAAGCAGTTCTTCGACCCGCAGAAGGTGATCATCAACCCCGAGCTGTCGCTGGCCGCAGGTGCGGTGCGCGGCTGGGACCGTCGCAACGCCTACTACCACGCGCTGCTCTCCTCGCTGGCGAGTCACTACGACTTCGATCTGGAGACGCCGTGGGAGGAGCTGCCCGAAGATCTGCGCGAGATCATCCTGCGTGGTTCGGGCAAGGAGAAGATCGCCTTCACCTACATCGGCCCGCGCGGGCGCGCCAAGGAGCGCACCCATCCCTGGGAAGGGGTGCTGCCCAACATGGAACGCCGTTACCGCGAGACCGAGTCGCAGGCGGTGCGCGAGGAGCTGGCGCGCTATATCTCCGAGAGTGACTGCCCGAGCTGCCACGGCACGCGCCTGAACCGCGCCGCACGGCACGTGTTCATCGACGGTTACAACCTGCCGACGGTGACCCGCTGGTCGATCGGCCACTCGGCCGGCTTCTTCGACGAGCTGGAACTCGAGGGGGCGCGCGGCGAGATCGCCACGCCAATCGTCCGCGAGATCCGCTCGCGGCTGAAATTCCTCAACGACGTCGGCCTGAACTATCTGTCACTCGACCGTAGCGCCGAGACGCTCTCCGGCGGCGAGGCACAGCGCATCCGGCTGGCGAGCCAGATCGGCTCGGGGCTGGTGGGTGTGTCCTACATCCTCGACGAGCCGTCGATCGGCCTGCACCAGCGCGACAACGATCGCCTGCTGGGCACGCTTACCCACCTGCGCAACCTCGGCAACACCGTGATCGTGGTCGAGCACGACGAAGACGCGATCCGCGCGGCGGACTTCGTGCTGGACATCGGCCCGGGCGCCGGGGCGCACGGCGGCCAGGTGGTCGCCCAGGGCACGCCCAAGCAGATCGAGGCGAACAAGGATTCGCTCACCGGCCAGTATCTCTCCGGCAAGCGCGAGATCACGGTGCCGGAACGCAATCGCGCCGATGCCGAGCAGATGCTGACGCTCGAGGGCGCGACCGGCCACAACCTGCAGGGCGACCCGCTTCACATCCCGCTGGGGCTGTTCACCTGCGTCACCGGCGTGTCCGGCTCGGGCAAGTCGACGCTGATCAACGACACCCTGTTCAAGATCTGCGCGCACCAGCTAAACCGCGCCAGCGCGACCGCCTCTCCCTACAAGAACATTCACGGCATCGAACAGCTCGACAAGGTGATCGACATCGACCAGTCGCCGATCGGTCGCACGCCGCGCTCGAACCCGGCAACCTACACCGGGCTGTTCACCACCATCCGCGAGCTGTTCGCCGGCACCCAGGAGGCCCGCTCGCGCGGCTACACGCCGGGGAGGTTCTCCTTCAACGTCAAGGGCGGGCGCTGCGAGGCCTGCCAGGGCGACGGGGTGATCAAGGTCGAGATGCACTTCCTGCCGGACGTGTACGTGCCCTGCGACGTCTGTGGCGGGGCGCGCTACAACCGCGAGACGCTCGACATCCGCTACAAGGGAAAGACCATCACCGACGTGCTGGAGATGACCATCGAGGAGGCGGCCGAGTTCTTCGAGGCCGTGCCCAGCCTGTACCGCAAGCTGACCACCCTGATGGACGTGGGACTCGGCTACGTGAAGCTGGGGCAGAACGCCACCACGCTTTCCGGCGGCGAGGCCCAACGGGTGAAACTGTCGCGCGAGCTGGCCAAGCGCGACACCGGGCACACCCTATACATCCTCGACGAGCCGACCACCGGCCTGCACTTCGAGGACGTCGCCCAGCTGCTCAAGGTGCTCTACCGCCTGCGCGACCACGGCAACACCGTGATCGTGATCGAGCACAACCTCGACGTGATCAAGACGGCCGACTGGATCGTCGACCTCGGCCCCGAGGGCGGCTCCGGCGGCGGGCAGATCATCGCCTCGGGCACCCCGGAGCAGGTCGCCGAGGTCAAAGGCTCGCACACCGGGCACTACCTCAAGCGGATGCTGGCGCCGGCCAAGGCGTAA